One segment of Fibrobacter sp. UWR3 DNA contains the following:
- a CDS encoding GSCFA domain-containing protein, with translation MELFTKIDIPASSIRINYTSRIAFFGSCFADNISAQFAARKFGVLANPFGTVYNPVSIAGQIRAIADRKVLGEKDVFQDARGLQDDSGKQDARENQDARGPWYSWDAHGSLSGATREECIKKLNEAATRTREFLKQADVVFITLGTAFVYYLKDASATTGNGDAHGRAVANCHRQDPALFERRLITVEDAARALENIVQDLTRIKRDWIATPTARDDEANITVRDDDRKFHIVFTVSPLRHMGDGAHNNTLSKATLQLAINNVINKVTTVPSASSGTLPVSYFPSYEIVMDELRDYRFYADDMVHLSKTAEEYIFERMAESYCSEKTRADIAQVEKFMKMANHRIADPESPATHAFAGKILAQAKSLEKSISGLDLSEEIAKFSKISGNP, from the coding sequence ATGGAACTTTTCACCAAAATCGACATTCCCGCATCGAGCATCCGCATCAATTACACGAGCCGCATCGCGTTTTTCGGGTCGTGCTTTGCAGACAACATATCAGCACAGTTTGCTGCACGCAAGTTTGGCGTGCTCGCGAACCCGTTCGGGACGGTGTACAACCCGGTATCTATCGCCGGGCAGATTAGGGCGATTGCCGACAGGAAAGTTTTAGGGGAAAAAGATGTTTTTCAAGATGCCCGCGGGCTTCAGGATGATAGCGGGAAACAGGACGCCAGAGAGAATCAAGATGCCCGCGGGCCCTGGTACAGCTGGGATGCGCACGGTTCGCTCTCGGGTGCGACGCGCGAGGAATGCATCAAAAAACTGAACGAGGCCGCAACCCGCACGCGGGAATTCCTAAAGCAGGCCGATGTCGTGTTCATCACGCTCGGGACTGCGTTCGTGTACTACTTGAAAGACGCTTCCGCCACGACGGGCAACGGGGATGCGCACGGCCGCGCGGTCGCGAACTGCCACCGGCAAGACCCCGCACTTTTTGAACGCAGGTTGATTACCGTAGAAGATGCGGCAAGGGCACTCGAAAACATCGTGCAGGATTTGACAAGAATAAAGCGGGACTGGATCGCCACGCCTACGGCTCGCGATGACGAAGCAAACATCACTGTTCGCGATGACGACAGGAAGTTCCATATCGTATTCACCGTATCGCCGCTGCGGCACATGGGCGACGGCGCGCACAACAACACGCTTTCGAAGGCGACGCTGCAACTCGCTATAAACAACGTAATAAACAAAGTCACCACAGTCCCTTCGGCTAGCTCAGGGACCTTGCCGGTCAGCTACTTCCCGAGTTACGAAATCGTGATGGACGAACTGCGCGACTACCGCTTCTATGCCGACGACATGGTTCATTTGTCCAAAACCGCCGAGGAATACATCTTCGAGCGCATGGCAGAAAGCTACTGCAGCGAAAAGACCCGCGCGGATATCGCGCAGGTAGAAAAGTTCATGAAGATGGCGAACCACAGAATTGCCGACCCGGAATCGCCCGCCACGCACGCCTTCGCCGGGAAAATTCTTGCCCAGGCAAAGTCTCTGGAAAAATCCATCTCGGGCCTTGATCTAAGCGAAGAAATCGCAAAATTCAGTAAAATTTCAGGAAATCCGTAA
- a CDS encoding TIGR02147 family protein, producing the protein MKDVFEYTGYRQYIADFYAERKVKSAFTWREFARMAGFSSSVHLKYVSEGRFNLGEDAVERVAKAMGLSGNRLEYFRAMVEFDHAVTDNIKKEIFERMLSIAKQSNAKVIEGDAFRYFDSWKNPVLRELAPAMPGAKPLALAKACRPKVTAAEVSESLNFLVKANLLLKDANGNYVQTDKFVTTGPMEAAPVAIRGLHRQMGEIALDTIEGVPQNERHFSGVTLGITRNVYDKIVVELDACRRKIIEIATAEDETDEVYRLNLQFFPMTNKQGLNKKG; encoded by the coding sequence ATGAAAGATGTCTTTGAATATACGGGCTACCGTCAGTACATCGCGGACTTTTACGCCGAAAGGAAGGTGAAGTCTGCATTTACCTGGCGGGAGTTCGCAAGGATGGCGGGGTTCTCCTCGTCGGTCCACTTGAAGTACGTGAGCGAGGGGCGCTTCAACCTGGGCGAAGATGCCGTCGAGCGTGTGGCAAAGGCCATGGGGCTAAGCGGGAACCGGCTGGAATATTTCCGCGCGATGGTGGAGTTTGACCATGCCGTTACGGACAACATAAAGAAGGAAATTTTCGAGAGGATGCTCTCCATTGCAAAGCAGAGCAATGCCAAGGTTATCGAGGGTGACGCTTTCCGCTATTTCGACAGCTGGAAAAATCCGGTGCTTCGCGAACTTGCTCCCGCCATGCCGGGCGCAAAGCCCTTGGCGCTGGCAAAAGCGTGCCGCCCGAAGGTCACTGCCGCTGAAGTCAGTGAATCGTTGAACTTTCTTGTCAAGGCGAATCTGCTCTTGAAAGATGCTAATGGCAACTACGTGCAGACCGACAAGTTCGTGACGACCGGCCCGATGGAGGCTGCACCCGTCGCCATTCGCGGGCTTCACCGCCAGATGGGTGAAATCGCGCTCGATACAATCGAGGGCGTGCCGCAAAACGAACGCCACTTTTCGGGCGTGACGCTGGGTATCACGCGCAACGTCTACGACAAGATTGTCGTGGAACTGGATGCGTGCCGCAGGAAGATTATCGAAATTGCCACCGCGGAAGACGAGACGGACGAAGTATATCGCTTGAATCTCCAGTTTTTCCCGATGACGAACAAACAGGGCTTAAATAAAAAGGGTTAG
- a CDS encoding FISUMP domain-containing protein, which produces MNNVKMSSKIFCTLAMPLALMFAACSDDKSVAGGSAEETGIVAFENITVTAAAHRVVLETQEGDSLQSGAFAMEGYESRSVAWLYELDSTDFVETGVSYSDTLQHDGDKFNFENVTLKSPYVLVRIFGKSIHGYGGTVQAIADVRKTKDVNLNLLTTLKTALWRYLAKEGVASDSLDARAERATLDALGIVEKFSGFESKEILENPKYVMAEAAVSSMLIYEWTLIRWTTLDSTMNTLELYGNLDNLDSLVRLEFMKNLANDLADMKWITRGKEDILDSSTIDDEVKTLYDFRRTFAKVLADVYVKIAGENRCTEAREGDELKLAGVDLSIVCRSGGWRVEIGNAGKVFPESGTVTDARDGKTYRTVTYNIGGKSQTWMAENLKYEYGKSRCLDDSERECGLFGRLYTWADALALDSSIVWTKEECVENFSQDYAQEYIEEYEACVAKYKDREKSDIEEQCGFPWDVVCELATKEGGLENYKYYIAKDLIDSVNHQGVCPDDWHVATADDWEGLYKYIEDAYNVEERDVVWYLLQSEYTEGPVGFGLQLLPTSEGRRTYRQQEWETTGKRRLFYVFTPIYATPIYRYGDEPAEEFSEAYEPWRGLPLGYQNVWHVEGDLWGVMFGYERYGTLLVQSGNDNEWATVNMPVRCVKN; this is translated from the coding sequence ATGAATAACGTTAAAATGAGCAGTAAAATTTTCTGCACACTGGCGATGCCGCTCGCCTTGATGTTCGCGGCGTGTTCTGACGACAAGTCTGTTGCGGGCGGTTCTGCCGAAGAGACGGGGATTGTTGCCTTCGAGAATATAACCGTCACGGCCGCTGCGCACCGCGTTGTGCTGGAAACGCAGGAAGGTGATTCCCTGCAGAGTGGTGCATTTGCCATGGAAGGGTACGAGTCCCGTTCTGTTGCGTGGCTTTACGAACTGGATTCGACCGACTTTGTCGAGACTGGTGTTTCGTATTCGGATACGCTCCAGCACGATGGCGACAAGTTTAACTTCGAGAATGTTACCCTTAAGAGCCCGTACGTCCTGGTCCGCATATTCGGTAAGAGCATCCATGGCTACGGGGGGACTGTGCAGGCGATTGCTGATGTCCGGAAAACGAAGGACGTTAACCTGAATTTGTTGACGACTCTTAAGACAGCGCTCTGGCGTTATCTAGCAAAGGAAGGCGTTGCTAGCGATAGTCTTGACGCTCGTGCGGAAAGGGCCACCCTGGATGCGCTTGGCATTGTCGAGAAGTTCAGTGGATTCGAAAGCAAGGAGATTCTGGAAAACCCCAAATATGTCATGGCGGAAGCCGCTGTTTCGTCGATGCTTATTTATGAATGGACTCTTATCCGCTGGACAACCCTTGATTCTACCATGAACACCCTTGAATTGTATGGCAATCTGGATAACCTGGATTCCCTGGTGCGGCTTGAGTTTATGAAGAACCTTGCTAATGACCTTGCGGACATGAAATGGATTACCCGCGGGAAAGAAGATATTCTGGATTCTTCGACCATAGATGATGAAGTCAAGACCCTCTATGACTTTAGGCGAACCTTTGCTAAAGTTCTGGCGGATGTGTATGTGAAGATTGCGGGCGAAAACCGCTGCACGGAGGCCCGTGAAGGGGATGAATTGAAACTTGCAGGTGTCGACTTGTCTATAGTCTGCCGATCGGGTGGCTGGAGGGTCGAGATTGGTAATGCCGGTAAGGTGTTCCCGGAAAGCGGGACAGTGACCGATGCTCGCGATGGTAAGACATACCGGACGGTGACCTACAATATCGGTGGAAAGTCGCAGACCTGGATGGCGGAAAATCTCAAGTACGAGTACGGAAAATCCCGTTGTCTCGATGATAGCGAGCGTGAGTGCGGATTGTTCGGTCGGCTCTATACGTGGGCTGATGCGCTTGCCCTTGATTCGTCAATCGTCTGGACCAAGGAGGAATGCGTTGAAAACTTTAGTCAGGATTATGCACAAGAATATATTGAAGAATATGAGGCGTGTGTAGCGAAATATAAGGATCGTGAAAAATCGGATATCGAAGAGCAATGTGGTTTTCCCTGGGACGTGGTGTGTGAATTGGCAACGAAGGAAGGGGGTCTCGAAAATTATAAATACTACATAGCGAAGGATCTGATTGACTCGGTGAATCACCAGGGTGTTTGTCCCGATGATTGGCACGTTGCAACGGCGGACGATTGGGAAGGCCTGTACAAGTACATAGAGGATGCATACAATGTGGAGGAAAGGGATGTCGTGTGGTACCTTTTGCAGTCCGAATATACGGAAGGGCCTGTTGGATTTGGCCTCCAGTTGTTGCCGACATCGGAAGGCAGGCGCACATACCGTCAACAAGAATGGGAAACAACCGGTAAGCGGCGCCTGTTCTATGTGTTCACTCCGATTTATGCGACTCCAATTTACAGGTATGGAGATGAACCTGCTGAGGAATTTTCCGAGGCGTACGAGCCTTGGCGTGGTTTGCCATTGGGATACCAGAATGTGTGGCATGTGGAGGGGGACTTATGGGGCGTAATGTTTGGTTACGAAAGATACGGAACCTTGCTTGTTCAGTCTGGGAATGATAATGAGTGGGCGACTGTAAATATGCCTGTTCGCTGTGTCAAGAACTGA